One Gemmatimonadota bacterium DNA window includes the following coding sequences:
- a CDS encoding sodium:calcium symporter: MSLNNVREVWKSRLGLIMAMAGNAIGLGNFLRFPVQAAANGGGAFMIPYFVAFLVVGIPMMWVEWSVGRFGGKHGHGTTPGILYRLWKHPAAKYIGVLGIAAPVAFALYYSYVQSWTLAYSFFSLTGQYFGIETQAEMGAFLSSFQGVTESSYFSSVATAYIFFLINLGIVFWVLSRGVVRGIETLAKFAMPMLLIFAIVLVARVLTLGTPDPAFPDRSVMAGFAWIWNPDLSRLSEGSVWLAAAGQIFFSLGIGIGSMQCYASYVRARQDVALTGLTTSMSNGFAEVVLGSSIAIPVAVAFFGVTATEAIATGGSFDLGFQSMPLIFQQLPLGQFIGTLWFGLLFFAGITSTVALTQPPMAFLQDEMGWPRKKAALFVISFLFIFGNFIVFNIEHGVIDELDFWIGTVGLVVFSFLEIIIFAWIFGMDKAWEEINEGAAIRIPRIFYYMIKYVTPVSLAILLVVWTYQAGFDLLLLRNANPEDIPYLLLTRGIIVLLILVGVLQVRRVSKNWK, translated from the coding sequence ATGTCCTTGAATAACGTAAGGGAAGTCTGGAAAAGCCGCCTGGGACTGATCATGGCCATGGCCGGCAACGCCATCGGCCTGGGCAATTTCCTGCGGTTTCCCGTGCAGGCGGCCGCCAACGGCGGCGGCGCCTTCATGATCCCCTATTTCGTCGCCTTCCTGGTCGTGGGCATCCCCATGATGTGGGTGGAATGGAGCGTGGGACGGTTCGGCGGGAAGCACGGACATGGTACGACACCTGGCATCCTGTACCGCCTTTGGAAACACCCGGCGGCCAAGTACATCGGCGTGCTCGGCATCGCGGCGCCGGTCGCCTTCGCCCTGTACTACTCTTACGTGCAGTCGTGGACCCTGGCCTACAGCTTCTTCTCCCTGACCGGCCAGTACTTCGGTATAGAAACCCAGGCGGAGATGGGCGCGTTCCTGAGTAGCTTCCAGGGCGTCACTGAGAGTTCCTACTTCAGCAGTGTCGCCACCGCCTACATCTTCTTCCTCATCAACCTCGGCATCGTATTCTGGGTACTGAGCCGCGGCGTGGTGCGGGGCATCGAGACCCTGGCCAAGTTCGCCATGCCCATGCTGTTGATATTCGCCATCGTGCTCGTGGCCCGTGTACTGACCCTGGGCACGCCCGATCCGGCCTTCCCGGATCGCAGCGTCATGGCCGGTTTCGCCTGGATCTGGAACCCGGACCTCAGCCGTCTGTCCGAGGGCAGTGTGTGGCTCGCGGCCGCGGGGCAGATCTTCTTCTCCCTCGGCATCGGCATCGGCAGCATGCAGTGCTACGCGAGCTATGTCCGCGCCCGTCAGGACGTCGCCCTGACCGGGTTGACGACCTCCATGAGCAACGGGTTCGCCGAAGTGGTGCTGGGCAGTTCCATCGCCATACCGGTGGCCGTGGCTTTCTTCGGCGTAACCGCTACCGAGGCGATCGCGACGGGAGGCTCCTTCGACCTGGGCTTCCAGTCCATGCCGCTGATCTTCCAGCAACTCCCACTTGGTCAATTCATCGGCACGCTGTGGTTCGGTCTGCTCTTCTTCGCGGGGATTACGTCGACAGTGGCCCTTACGCAGCCGCCCATGGCCTTCCTGCAGGACGAAATGGGATGGCCGCGGAAGAAAGCGGCCCTCTTCGTGATCTCTTTCCTGTTCATATTCGGCAACTTTATTGTCTTCAACATCGAACACGGCGTCATCGACGAGCTGGACTTCTGGATTGGGACCGTGGGGCTGGTCGTCTTCTCCTTCCTCGAGATCATCATTTTCGCCTGGATCTTCGGGATGGACAAGGCCTGGGAGGAGATCAACGAAGGCGCGGCCATCCGGATACCTCGGATCTTCTACTACATGATCAAGTACGTTACGCCCGTATCGCTGGCGATCCTGCTCGTCGTGTGGACCTACCAGGCTGGATTCGACCTTCTACTGCTGCGCAACGCCAATCCCGAAGACATTCCCTACCTGCTGCTCACCCGGGGAATCATCGTGTTATTGATCCTGGTCGGCGTGTTGCAGGTAAGACGGGTTTCGAAGAACTGGAAATGA
- a CDS encoding FAD-binding oxidoreductase, whose protein sequence is MSTRAEIVICGAGVAGVSAAYHLVVRRGVRNVVLVDERPPLSLTSAYGTEAYRNWWPDLPMFRFISRSIDLLEEVAAESGNAVRMNRRGYVFLTGDRRRIPELEKEAEAVTGLGGGALRIHRDGGSYMPSQPEGLQPDLTGADLVLDTETIGRLFPFLTDDTAAMLHVRRCGWIDVPSLGRWMLDCIASGGGRIVRDRITSFDTRNNRITGVGLECGSTIETGKLVLAAGPLVGEAGRLLDLDIPVFMELHGKIIVEDTAGVLPPDAPMLVWTDPVELVWDEEERRRLSSSADTRYLIEPFAAGLHIRPRFRDGKQTFLGIWTYDVAPREAVFPLVFDQAYPMIVLRGLARMVPGMRAYFDTSDALPVDGGYYCKTPDNRPLIGPLPVEGAYIAGALSGYGVMGSQAAGELVAAHVTGASLPDYAQNFSFDRFDGLSAADLADMRDATSGQL, encoded by the coding sequence ATGTCCACCAGGGCGGAAATCGTCATCTGCGGTGCGGGCGTGGCCGGCGTGTCCGCCGCGTATCATCTCGTCGTTCGCCGCGGCGTGCGGAACGTCGTGCTCGTCGACGAAAGACCGCCGCTTTCCCTGACCAGCGCGTACGGGACCGAAGCCTACCGCAACTGGTGGCCCGACCTGCCCATGTTCCGGTTCATCAGCCGGAGCATCGACCTGCTGGAGGAAGTGGCGGCGGAAAGCGGGAACGCGGTCCGGATGAACCGAAGGGGCTACGTCTTCCTGACCGGTGACCGGCGCCGCATCCCGGAGCTCGAAAAAGAGGCGGAAGCGGTGACCGGCCTGGGTGGCGGTGCCCTGCGTATTCATCGCGACGGCGGGTCCTACATGCCTTCGCAGCCGGAAGGATTGCAACCGGATCTGACGGGCGCGGACCTCGTACTGGATACGGAGACGATCGGAAGGCTGTTTCCCTTTCTCACGGACGATACCGCCGCCATGTTGCACGTGCGCCGCTGCGGCTGGATTGACGTCCCCTCGCTGGGACGGTGGATGCTCGACTGCATCGCCTCCGGGGGCGGCCGGATCGTCAGGGACAGGATCACGAGCTTCGACACGAGGAACAACCGGATCACGGGTGTTGGACTGGAATGCGGATCAACGATCGAAACCGGCAAACTCGTCCTCGCCGCGGGACCACTTGTCGGGGAGGCCGGCCGGCTGCTGGACCTGGATATACCGGTCTTCATGGAACTGCACGGCAAGATCATCGTGGAGGACACGGCCGGCGTCCTGCCGCCCGATGCGCCCATGTTGGTCTGGACGGATCCGGTCGAGCTGGTCTGGGACGAAGAAGAAAGACGGCGGCTTTCCTCCAGCGCCGACACCCGCTACCTGATCGAGCCCTTTGCCGCGGGGCTCCACATTCGTCCCCGCTTCCGGGACGGAAAACAGACTTTCCTGGGCATCTGGACCTATGACGTCGCGCCAAGAGAGGCGGTGTTCCCGCTCGTGTTCGATCAGGCCTACCCGATGATCGTACTACGCGGGCTCGCCCGGATGGTCCCCGGCATGAGGGCGTATTTTGATACGTCGGACGCACTGCCGGTCGACGGCGGCTACTACTGCAAGACCCCGGACAACCGGCCGTTGATCGGACCGTTGCCCGTCGAAGGCGCATACATCGCCGGAGCGTTGTCCGGCTACGGCGTGATGGGTTCGCAGGCGGCGGGGGAACTGGTCGCGGCCCATGTCACCGGCGCCTCGTTGCCGGACTACGCGCAGAACTTCTCTTTCGATCGTTTCGACGGTCTATCGGCCGCCGATTTGGCCGACATGCGGGATGCGACGAGCGGGCAGTTGTGA
- a CDS encoding amidase — protein MPASELCFTPATDLVRMIRRKDVSVTEVMEAHLAQVDRVNPAVNAIVTYHPDQALDGARKADEAIARNEARGPLFGLPIAHKDLVLTKGVRTTYGSPIFRDFVPGQDELIVERLKKAGAISFGKTNVPEFGAGSQTFNPVFGATLNPYDTDRTCGGSSGGAAVALACGMLPIADGSDMGGSLRNPANFCNVVGLRSAPGRVPRWPSVNAWGRLSVQGPMARTVADAALMLSAIAGPDPRAPLAIREPGQPFAMPLERDFKGVSVAWSMDFGGLPVDPEVTTAIEAKRGVFEDLGMTVKPNQPDFAEADEAFKTLRAWSFIQGYGDLLETHRDQIKDTVIWNLEAGFALTGPQIARAEVDRTTLYHRVRSFMEQHDFMVFPVSQVPPFDVNTPYPTEIDGVQMETYIDWMKSCYYVTVTGLPAISVPCGFTSSGLPVGLQIVGRHEDELGVLQLAHAFEQATGTWKRRPSVVEA, from the coding sequence ATGCCCGCATCCGAACTGTGCTTCACTCCCGCGACCGATCTGGTCCGCATGATCCGCCGCAAGGACGTGTCCGTGACAGAGGTCATGGAGGCCCACCTGGCCCAGGTCGACCGGGTGAATCCCGCCGTGAACGCCATCGTCACCTATCATCCCGACCAGGCGCTGGACGGCGCCCGGAAGGCCGACGAGGCCATCGCGCGAAACGAAGCGCGTGGACCCCTCTTCGGCCTGCCCATCGCCCACAAGGACCTGGTATTGACCAAGGGCGTCCGGACGACCTACGGCTCGCCGATTTTCCGCGATTTCGTCCCGGGACAGGACGAGCTGATCGTGGAGCGGCTGAAGAAGGCGGGGGCGATCTCCTTCGGCAAGACCAACGTGCCGGAGTTCGGCGCGGGATCCCAGACCTTCAACCCGGTATTCGGCGCGACGCTGAACCCATACGACACGGACCGGACCTGCGGCGGCAGCAGCGGAGGCGCCGCCGTGGCCCTGGCCTGCGGCATGCTGCCCATCGCCGACGGCAGCGACATGGGCGGCTCGTTGCGCAACCCGGCCAACTTCTGCAACGTGGTGGGGCTGCGGTCCGCGCCGGGACGCGTGCCGAGATGGCCGTCCGTCAACGCCTGGGGCAGGCTCAGCGTCCAGGGTCCCATGGCCCGGACGGTGGCGGACGCCGCGCTCATGCTCAGCGCCATAGCGGGTCCCGATCCCCGTGCGCCCCTGGCCATTCGGGAGCCGGGACAGCCCTTCGCCATGCCGCTGGAACGCGACTTCAAGGGCGTGAGCGTTGCCTGGAGCATGGACTTCGGCGGGCTGCCCGTGGATCCCGAGGTCACCACGGCCATCGAGGCAAAACGCGGGGTATTCGAGGACCTGGGCATGACCGTAAAGCCGAACCAGCCCGATTTCGCCGAGGCCGACGAGGCGTTCAAGACGCTGCGGGCGTGGAGCTTCATCCAGGGATACGGCGACCTCCTCGAGACCCACCGCGATCAGATCAAGGACACGGTAATCTGGAACCTCGAAGCCGGATTCGCCCTTACGGGGCCGCAAATCGCCCGCGCGGAGGTGGACCGGACCACCCTGTACCACCGGGTCCGCAGCTTCATGGAACAACACGATTTCATGGTCTTCCCCGTCAGCCAGGTCCCGCCCTTCGACGTGAACACGCCCTACCCCACGGAAATCGACGGCGTGCAGATGGAGACCTACATCGACTGGATGAAGTCGTGCTACTACGTCACCGTCACAGGCCTGCCCGCCATTTCCGTGCCTTGTGGATTCACGTCCTCGGGCCTGCCCGTGGGACTGCAGATCGTCGGACGGCACGAGGACGAACTCGGCGTACTTCAACTCGCCCACGCCTTCGAGCAGGCGACTGGAACCTGGAAGAGGCGCCCGTCCGTAGTCGAGGCATGA
- a CDS encoding cobyric acid synthase — protein sequence MNALMIQGTASGVGKSLLTAGLCRLLARSGVKVAPFKPQNMSNASSACPSGGEIGRAQALQAFASGIEPTVDMNPVLIKPEADNVAQLVVCGEVRGKLMAGRFKEDRGKLMPEVLAAFDRLRHSHDWVVVEGAGSPAEPNLREGDIANMGFARAAGIPVWLVGDIDRGGVFAALLGTMTALEAEDRRLVEAMIVNRFRGEASLLGDVFQWLETRAGTPVLGWLPYFQDLGLPEEDTPYTGMDRSRRAANPGDGLKLRVAGIHYPRASNTTDLDPFLHDPRVDFAWLRDPSELTGPHGWDLVVLPGSKSTSADLAWLRERGWTPALERHLRYGGCLLGICGGAQMLGRRILDPREIEGPAETEGLAWLPIETEMQPDKRVHPLTARAKWPADLPFTGYEIRHGRSSEDPDLFPFFARSNDGRILGTFIHGLFDDGKYRGAVLESWLNWTSSSEEHVTARWIRDLDRIADAMVENLNLSLLAGRIGISLG from the coding sequence ATGAACGCTTTGATGATCCAGGGCACGGCCTCGGGCGTAGGCAAATCGCTGCTGACTGCGGGGTTATGCCGGTTGCTCGCCCGTTCCGGTGTGAAAGTGGCTCCTTTCAAACCGCAGAACATGAGCAACGCGTCTTCCGCCTGTCCCTCCGGCGGCGAAATCGGGCGTGCGCAGGCCCTGCAGGCCTTCGCATCCGGTATCGAACCCACCGTGGACATGAACCCCGTCCTGATCAAGCCGGAGGCTGACAACGTGGCGCAGCTTGTCGTGTGCGGCGAGGTACGGGGCAAGCTCATGGCTGGTCGGTTCAAGGAAGACCGGGGCAAGTTGATGCCCGAGGTGCTGGCGGCGTTCGACCGGCTTCGCCATTCCCATGATTGGGTCGTCGTGGAAGGCGCGGGATCGCCGGCGGAACCCAATCTCCGCGAAGGAGACATCGCCAACATGGGTTTCGCCCGGGCGGCCGGTATCCCGGTATGGCTGGTCGGAGACATCGACCGCGGGGGCGTTTTCGCCGCGCTGCTCGGTACGATGACGGCCCTGGAAGCGGAGGACCGCAGGCTCGTGGAGGCGATGATCGTCAATCGATTCCGGGGCGAAGCGTCCCTGCTGGGCGACGTATTCCAATGGCTCGAAACCCGGGCGGGTACGCCCGTACTCGGCTGGTTGCCGTATTTTCAAGATCTGGGACTCCCGGAAGAAGACACCCCCTACACGGGCATGGATCGCTCGCGGCGTGCCGCGAATCCCGGCGATGGCCTCAAGTTGCGCGTCGCCGGCATCCACTATCCGAGAGCGAGCAATACGACCGACCTGGATCCCTTCCTGCACGACCCGAGGGTGGATTTTGCCTGGCTGCGCGACCCCTCGGAACTGACCGGGCCGCATGGATGGGACCTGGTCGTCCTGCCCGGCTCGAAGTCCACTTCCGCCGATCTCGCATGGCTGAGGGAGCGCGGCTGGACACCGGCCCTCGAACGGCACCTTCGATACGGGGGATGCTTACTGGGAATCTGCGGCGGGGCGCAGATGCTCGGGAGACGTATTCTGGATCCCAGGGAGATAGAAGGACCCGCCGAAACGGAAGGACTGGCCTGGCTGCCGATCGAAACCGAGATGCAACCGGACAAGCGGGTTCATCCGTTGACGGCCCGGGCGAAATGGCCTGCTGATTTGCCGTTCACCGGGTACGAGATCCGGCACGGACGCAGCAGCGAGGATCCCGACCTGTTCCCCTTCTTCGCACGCTCAAACGACGGCAGGATACTGGGCACGTTCATCCATGGACTCTTCGATGATGGGAAGTACCGTGGCGCGGTACTCGAATCCTGGCTGAACTGGACGAGCAGTTCCGAAGAGCATGTCACGGCCCGGTGGATCCGCGACCTGGACCGGATCGCCGACGCCATGGTTGAAAACCTGAACCTTTCGCTCCTCGCGGGCAGGATCGGGATCAGTCTGGGTTGA
- a CDS encoding exo-alpha-sialidase, whose amino-acid sequence MAFEILDQGMIARQPSTGPDAVAACSRCVDTADGGLVCSFAVQEALGQNDFKQVVVRSVDGGNTWTKPAYLWPQLHDDFAHIGSISQAPDGTCFISGIRIPIDEPGESFWRDETQGIKQNAMFWASSADQGLTWTDPAPIVLPAAGSAEAPGALTVTRDGTWICCYSPYNTFDPSVEVDRNQVVYLRSTDQGKSWTHGTMLRFDDAGSTAAEAWVVELADGRLLGACWHIAPHGKPDFPNAYALSHDGGLTWTPTRSTGTLGQSISLTALADGRAMMVYNQRQHGDPGIRLAVARPTDDDFGVEADELVWKAEVRTQSDTSGDHDDWQDYSFGEPAVTVLPYGEFLVVFWLIQPDVRGIGYVRVR is encoded by the coding sequence ATGGCATTCGAAATACTGGACCAGGGCATGATCGCCCGCCAGCCGTCGACCGGTCCGGACGCGGTCGCGGCCTGTTCCCGCTGCGTGGACACGGCGGATGGCGGCCTGGTCTGTTCCTTCGCCGTCCAGGAAGCCCTCGGCCAGAACGATTTCAAGCAGGTCGTCGTCCGGTCTGTAGACGGCGGCAACACTTGGACGAAGCCGGCCTACCTGTGGCCCCAACTGCACGATGATTTCGCGCACATCGGGTCGATCAGCCAGGCGCCGGACGGCACCTGCTTCATCTCGGGTATCCGCATTCCCATCGACGAGCCCGGTGAATCGTTCTGGCGGGACGAGACCCAGGGTATCAAGCAGAACGCCATGTTCTGGGCATCGTCCGCGGACCAGGGCCTGACCTGGACCGATCCTGCGCCCATCGTCCTGCCCGCCGCCGGGTCGGCCGAGGCGCCCGGCGCGCTCACCGTGACGCGCGACGGGACCTGGATCTGCTGCTATTCGCCATACAACACCTTCGATCCCTCCGTGGAAGTGGATCGAAACCAGGTGGTCTACCTGCGCAGCACCGATCAGGGCAAGTCGTGGACCCATGGAACGATGCTGCGTTTCGACGATGCCGGATCGACGGCCGCCGAGGCCTGGGTCGTGGAGCTGGCCGACGGACGGCTCCTCGGTGCTTGCTGGCATATCGCCCCGCACGGCAAGCCGGATTTCCCCAACGCGTACGCGCTGTCCCACGACGGGGGGCTGACCTGGACGCCGACCCGCTCCACGGGCACGCTGGGCCAGTCCATCTCGCTGACTGCCCTGGCGGACGGACGGGCGATGATGGTATACAACCAGCGGCAGCACGGAGATCCCGGGATACGCCTCGCCGTCGCACGGCCCACGGACGATGATTTCGGCGTGGAAGCGGACGAACTCGTCTGGAAGGCCGAAGTCCGGACCCAGAGCGATACGTCCGGCGATCACGACGACTGGCAGGACTACTCCTTCGGCGAACCCGCAGTGACGGTGCTCCCGTACGGCGAGTTCCTGGTCGTGTTCTGGCTCATCCAGCCCGATGTCCGGGGCATCGGCTACGTGAGGGTGAGGTAG
- a CDS encoding isoprenylcysteine carboxylmethyltransferase family protein encodes MLAPLIAALVRHAIFAVALPWLILYRTAGMEEMRLDAGFPAAGSVLIVLGAALYIRAFAERIRMAAIVTAAAGTFEPTGDARPIPGGDARPIWSTGVHGWSRNPLQLGVLLILTGESLAFESLALLVYTALCWTGLTLYLVLVEEPALRRALGDEYLHYCRQVPRWFMRFGFRKPS; translated from the coding sequence ATGCTGGCCCCGCTGATCGCGGCGCTGGTACGGCACGCCATCTTCGCGGTCGCCCTTCCCTGGCTGATCCTGTACCGCACCGCGGGCATGGAGGAGATGCGGCTCGATGCCGGCTTTCCGGCCGCCGGATCGGTGCTCATCGTACTGGGCGCGGCCCTATATATCCGCGCCTTCGCCGAACGGATTCGCATGGCGGCGATCGTTACCGCTGCCGCAGGAACCTTCGAGCCCACGGGAGATGCCCGGCCGATTCCCGGGGGAGATGCCCGGCCCATCTGGTCGACCGGCGTCCATGGCTGGTCCCGCAACCCCCTTCAACTCGGTGTCCTCCTCATCCTGACCGGTGAAAGCCTGGCCTTCGAGTCGCTTGCGCTACTCGTATACACGGCGCTGTGCTGGACCGGGCTGACGCTGTACCTGGTCCTCGTGGAGGAGCCGGCCCTTCGACGCGCCCTGGGCGACGAATACCTCCACTACTGCCGCCAGGTTCCACGCTGGTTTATGCGTTTTGGATTCCGTAAACCGTCCTGA
- a CDS encoding aminotransferase class I/II-fold pyridoxal phosphate-dependent enzyme, with translation MSTDNEAYRSIGLPPGIIRLSRNENPIGPSPSVIEAVKARCARINRYEDPDQIALFRKLAELHGVPHDEKLALHGAGSDGAWIRVGDGSEHLMHAMARAFLSPGDELIEPQPSFGLMSRYAEESGARAVRTPLTADYVYDLEAMTAAVNERTRMAVVTNPNNPTGTIVTHDALSRFVAGLPERVIVLVDEAYADLAEDEACADGAGLAREFENVLVVRTFSKGYGLAGFRFGYGVAQPRMMKRVRAFHGGSPSAMVLTAAIAALDDPDHVIRTRNTASASKATYYAACEELGLEYIRSEAAFVLIEVDDAAAIADGLAERGILVINAEASWGLKGMIRVSYGNEQESRIFVEALREILS, from the coding sequence ATGAGCACGGACAACGAAGCCTATCGGAGCATCGGTCTTCCTCCCGGCATCATCCGCCTGAGCCGGAACGAGAACCCCATCGGGCCTTCCCCGTCCGTCATCGAAGCCGTCAAGGCGCGGTGCGCCCGGATCAACCGGTACGAGGACCCCGACCAGATTGCCCTCTTCCGCAAACTGGCCGAACTGCACGGCGTTCCCCACGATGAGAAGCTCGCCCTCCACGGGGCTGGTTCGGACGGCGCCTGGATCCGTGTGGGCGACGGTTCCGAGCACCTGATGCACGCCATGGCCCGTGCTTTTCTTTCCCCGGGAGACGAACTCATCGAACCCCAGCCATCTTTCGGGTTGATGTCCCGGTACGCGGAGGAATCGGGTGCCCGCGCCGTGCGGACGCCTTTGACGGCCGATTACGTTTACGATCTGGAAGCCATGACCGCGGCCGTCAATGAGCGGACCCGCATGGCCGTCGTCACCAATCCCAACAATCCCACGGGTACCATCGTCACCCACGACGCGCTGTCACGCTTCGTCGCCGGCCTGCCGGAACGGGTGATCGTCCTGGTGGACGAGGCCTACGCGGACCTGGCGGAGGACGAGGCCTGCGCCGACGGCGCCGGGCTCGCGCGGGAGTTCGAGAACGTCCTGGTGGTCCGCACCTTTTCCAAGGGTTACGGCCTGGCGGGATTCCGCTTCGGCTACGGCGTTGCCCAGCCTCGAATGATGAAGCGTGTCCGCGCGTTTCACGGCGGATCGCCCAGCGCCATGGTCCTGACCGCGGCCATCGCCGCCCTCGACGACCCGGATCACGTAATACGCACCCGGAACACGGCGAGCGCGTCCAAGGCGACCTATTACGCGGCCTGCGAGGAACTCGGCCTCGAGTATATCCGCAGCGAGGCGGCCTTCGTCCTGATTGAGGTGGACGACGCCGCGGCCATTGCCGACGGCTTGGCCGAACGCGGCATACTCGTCATCAACGCCGAGGCTTCCTGGGGTCTGAAGGGCATGATCCGGGTCTCCTACGGCAACGAGCAGGAAAGCCGGATTTTCGTCGAGGCCCTGCGGGAAATCCTTAGCTGA